In Balearica regulorum gibbericeps isolate bBalReg1 chromosome 26, bBalReg1.pri, whole genome shotgun sequence, one genomic interval encodes:
- the UBXN6 gene encoding UBX domain-containing protein 6, which yields MRKFFQEIKADLKFKTAGPGQKLSEPSRVPKEKPKTEAAPKPRQAPTDEAQMAAAAALARLELKPKAKPPSSQEAIKNQVRKELMAEAAASEEGLSAEEKDLVSPDREGAAAPSVSGVYFICPLTGVVVRKDQKEKHLREAIRSYFSVDPVAASIMEIHTFNKDREKVRVGVETVAKYLDNIYLHPEEEKYRKIKLQNKVFQERISCLEGIHKFFQAIGFETKTLPIPGQETTEEYYVLKEEMLTKLEDLKDYKEQLLSSEPVRAQLDRQLSVFKPSPEAARFELPNDFYNLTAEEIKREQRLRTEAVEKASMLRTRAMREKEEQREMRKYNYTLVRVRFPDGYILQGTFYARESVSALYNFVRGALRDDWLPFELLGPGGLKLTDENLAFNECGLVPSALLTLAWDAAVMADIQAAGEEQPASPLKPELLSRVQTLS from the exons ATGCGCAAGTTCTTCCAGGAGATCAAGGCCGACCTGAAGTTCAAGACCGCGGGGCCCGGACAGAAGCTCTCGGAGCCGTCCCG GGTTCCCAAGGAGAAGCCAAAAACCGAAGCGGCGCCGAAGCCCCGTCAGGCACCGACGGACGAAGCGCAGAtggcggcggctgcggcgctGGCCCGGCTGGAGCTGAAGCCCAAGGCCAAGCCGCCGTCCTCCCAGGAGGCCATCAAGAACCAGG TGAGGAAGGAGCTGATGGCTGAGGCGGCTGCGAGCGAGGAAGGGCTCTCCGCGGAGGAAAAG GACCTCGTCTCCCCAGACAGGGAAGGGGCAGCTGCCCCCTCTGTCTCAGGGGTCTATTTCATCTGCCCGTTGACCGGTGTGGTTGTAAGGAAAGACCAGAAGGAAAAGCACCTCAGAGAAGCCATCCGGTCG TATTTCTCCGTAGACCCGGTGGCTGCTTCGATCATGGAGATTCACACCTTCAATAAGGACCGGGAGAAAGTCCGAGTGGGCGTGGAGACCGTGGCCAA GTACTTGGATAACATCTATCTCCATCCAGAGGAGGAGAAGTACCGGAAAatcaaactgcaaaacaaagtgTTTCAG gAAAGGATAAGCTGCCTGGAAGGGATACACAAATTTTTCCAGGCTATTGGGTTCGAGACCAAAACACTGCCTATTCCAGGACAAG AGACCACAGAGGAGTACTACGTACTGAAGGAAGAAATGCTGACCAAGCTGGAAGACCTCAAGGACTACAAAGAACAGCTTCTAAGCTCTGAGCCTGTGAGAGCCCAGCTGGATCGCCAGCTCTCCGTATTCAAACCGTCGCCTGAAGCTGCTCGGTTTGAGCTGCCGAATGACTTTTACAACCTCACCGCAGAAGAGATCAAACGAGAGCAGCGGCTCCG GACAGAAGCAGTGGAGAAGGCTTCGATGCTGAGGACAAGAGCCATGCgagagaaagaagaacaaagggaaatgcGGAAGTACAACTACACCCTGGTGCGAGTCCGGTTTCCCGATGGATACATCCTCCAAG GGACTTTTTATGCACGAGAATCAGTATCTGCACTCTACAACTTTGTGAGAGGAGCGCTCAGAGACGACTGGCTGCCCTTTGAGCTGTTGGGACCCGGAGGTCTCAAACTGACGGATGAGAACTTGGCCTTCAATGAATGTGGGCTG GTGCCCTCAGCCCTCCTGACTCTCGCCTGGGACGCGGCAGTCATGGCAGACATtcaggcagcaggagaggagcagccagCAAGCCCCCTGAAACCAGAACTTCTCTCCAGAGTCCAGACACTCTCATGA